A single window of Leptolyngbya ohadii IS1 DNA harbors:
- a CDS encoding GH116 family glycosyl hydrolase: protein MINSDAFFQIPESAWTRSIGSGWDKPYTVRYASNIDDGPWHGMPLGGFGAGCIGRSSRGDFNLWHIDGGEHWFQNVPACQFSLFEQDGDDSQAIALCTEAPTDGTLNSWQWDNGKEAKERGDYAALYPRSWFKYRNSFRAEVACEQFSPIWAENYRESSYPVAVFLWTVRNPSDRPLTLSIMLSWQNMTGWFTNALRSPEVKVRDDGSPVYEYQPRIGESEGNFNQIRQDTGSVGCVMGRVRAGDPAEGDGQWAIAADPNAGEVFYHGRWNPIGDGSDLWQSFSRDGSLPNITDETPAQAGEQLGAAVAVRMTLNPGEVKQIPFVLAWDFPVTEFAQGVTYFRRYTDFFGHSGDNAWTIAQTALQQYSYWRQEIQNWQQPILDRADLPQWFKMALFNELYDLTSGGTLWSAATIRDPIGQFAVLECLDYRWYESLDVRLYGSFALLLLFPELEKAVMRAFARAIPVADDTPRVIGYYFTQKMESPIAQRKIGNATPHDLGAPNEHVWEKTNYTSYQDCNLWKDLGSDFVLQIYRDYVFTGSQDIEFLQESWESIVLTLDYLKTFDLDQDGIPENSGAPDQTFDDWRLQGVSAYCGGLWIAALEAAVAIGGILAGEQGSEGAGKREEGERTIQITKQIEIYREWLGQARSIYQEKLWNGQFYRLDSGSGSQVVMADQLCGQFYARLLGLPDVVPEGCARSALKSVYEACFVNFNRYVAQSRGESIEEFVPVGAANGVLPDGSPVNPNDTHPLEVWTGINFGLAAFMLQMGLRSEAMAITEAVVRQVYENGLQFRTPEAITAASTFRASHYLRPMAIWAVYWIS, encoded by the coding sequence ATGATAAATTCCGATGCTTTCTTCCAAATTCCTGAATCTGCCTGGACGCGATCGATCGGCTCAGGCTGGGACAAACCCTATACCGTGCGCTATGCCAGCAATATTGATGATGGTCCCTGGCACGGGATGCCTTTGGGTGGCTTTGGCGCAGGCTGTATCGGGCGATCGTCTCGCGGCGACTTTAACCTGTGGCACATCGATGGCGGCGAACACTGGTTTCAGAATGTGCCTGCCTGTCAGTTCAGTTTGTTTGAACAGGACGGAGATGATAGTCAGGCGATCGCCCTTTGTACCGAGGCACCCACAGACGGGACGCTGAATAGCTGGCAGTGGGATAACGGCAAAGAAGCAAAGGAGCGGGGGGATTATGCTGCGCTCTATCCGCGAAGCTGGTTTAAGTATCGCAACAGTTTCCGGGCGGAGGTGGCGTGTGAGCAGTTTTCCCCGATCTGGGCAGAAAACTATCGAGAAAGCAGCTATCCGGTTGCCGTGTTTTTATGGACGGTGCGGAATCCGAGCGATCGTCCGCTAACCCTGAGTATTATGCTGTCCTGGCAAAATATGACGGGCTGGTTTACCAATGCCCTGAGATCCCCGGAAGTGAAGGTGCGGGATGATGGCAGTCCAGTGTACGAGTATCAGCCGCGCATTGGAGAAAGTGAGGGTAATTTTAACCAGATTCGGCAAGATACAGGTTCAGTGGGCTGCGTGATGGGTCGAGTTCGCGCAGGTGATCCGGCGGAAGGAGACGGACAATGGGCGATCGCCGCTGATCCTAATGCCGGGGAGGTGTTCTATCACGGTCGCTGGAATCCGATCGGGGATGGCTCTGACCTCTGGCAGTCCTTCAGTCGAGATGGGTCGCTGCCGAATATTACAGACGAAACTCCGGCACAGGCAGGGGAACAGCTTGGCGCAGCGGTGGCGGTTCGGATGACGCTCAATCCCGGTGAAGTGAAGCAGATCCCCTTTGTGCTGGCGTGGGATTTTCCTGTCACGGAATTTGCCCAGGGCGTAACCTATTTCCGACGCTACACGGATTTCTTTGGGCACAGCGGCGACAATGCCTGGACGATCGCCCAGACTGCTCTCCAGCAATACTCCTACTGGCGACAGGAGATTCAAAACTGGCAGCAGCCGATCCTCGATCGCGCCGATTTACCCCAATGGTTCAAGATGGCGCTGTTTAACGAGCTGTACGACCTGACGAGCGGCGGAACCCTGTGGAGTGCGGCAACGATACGCGACCCGATCGGACAATTTGCAGTGCTGGAATGCCTGGACTATCGCTGGTACGAAAGTTTGGATGTGCGGCTCTACGGTTCCTTTGCGCTGCTGCTCCTTTTCCCGGAACTGGAGAAAGCGGTGATGCGTGCCTTTGCTCGTGCCATTCCTGTCGCAGATGATACGCCCCGCGTGATTGGCTACTACTTCACCCAGAAGATGGAAAGCCCGATCGCCCAGCGAAAAATTGGCAATGCCACACCTCACGATTTGGGCGCACCTAACGAGCACGTCTGGGAAAAGACTAACTATACGAGCTATCAGGACTGCAACCTGTGGAAGGATCTCGGCTCCGATTTTGTGCTGCAAATCTACCGGGACTATGTGTTTACGGGCAGTCAGGATATTGAATTTCTGCAAGAAAGCTGGGAGTCGATCGTCCTGACGCTGGACTACCTGAAAACCTTTGACCTCGATCAGGATGGTATTCCGGAGAATTCTGGCGCACCGGATCAGACCTTTGATGACTGGCGATTACAGGGTGTGAGTGCCTACTGTGGCGGGCTGTGGATTGCGGCGTTGGAAGCAGCGGTGGCGATCGGGGGGATTTTAGCGGGAGAGCAGGGGAGCGAGGGAGCAGGGAAGAGGGAAGAGGGAGAGCGTACAATTCAGATTACGAAGCAGATAGAGATCTATCGGGAGTGGTTGGGGCAGGCGCGATCGATCTATCAGGAAAAGCTGTGGAACGGGCAGTTCTATCGGCTGGACAGTGGGAGCGGATCGCAGGTAGTGATGGCGGATCAGCTTTGCGGGCAGTTTTATGCGCGGTTGCTGGGATTACCGGATGTGGTACCGGAGGGCTGTGCGCGATCGGCGTTGAAGTCGGTGTATGAGGCTTGTTTTGTGAACTTCAATCGGTATGTGGCGCAGAGTCGCGGCGAATCGATCGAGGAATTTGTGCCTGTGGGGGCGGCGAATGGGGTGCTGCCGGATGGCTCGCCTGTGAATCCGAACGACACCCATCCCTTAGAGGTGTGGACGGGGATTAATTTTGGGCTGGCGGCGTTCATGCTGCAAATGGGGCTGCGATCGGAGGCGATGGCAATTACGGAAGCAGTAGTGCGGCAGGTGTACGAGAACGGGCTACAGTTTCGCACTCCGGAGGCGATTACGGCAGCAAGCACCTTTAGAGCCAGCCATTACCTGCGCCCGATGGCGATTTGGGCGGTTTACTGGATTTCTTAA
- a CDS encoding gamma-glutamylcyclotransferase — protein sequence METPVADRTIHPSEAGLQANGSQANEPYFYYFAYGSCMCPVDLKRSLGENMHPYVIGHATLSNYRLGFFQRSQLRNCGVLDIVKDKRSSVEGVLYRLPLRLSDRLDEREKGYRHETIEVVSQGRCYSNVRTYTVIEKLTEEHAPNDWYFNVVLRGAVTCGLPEQYCWQLFSHMHQLQQTEANQSFATLRSA from the coding sequence ATGGAAACCCCCGTAGCAGACCGGACAATCCACCCATCAGAGGCAGGTTTACAGGCAAACGGTTCACAGGCAAACGAACCCTACTTCTACTACTTCGCCTACGGTTCCTGTATGTGTCCGGTCGATTTGAAGCGCTCGCTGGGGGAGAATATGCATCCCTACGTCATTGGTCATGCCACGCTGAGCAACTATCGGCTGGGCTTCTTTCAGCGATCGCAGCTTCGCAACTGCGGCGTACTGGATATTGTCAAGGACAAGCGATCTTCGGTGGAAGGAGTACTGTACCGGCTGCCGCTGCGGTTAAGCGATCGATTGGATGAGCGGGAAAAAGGCTATCGGCATGAGACGATCGAGGTCGTGAGCCAGGGACGATGCTACAGCAACGTTCGTACCTACACCGTGATTGAGAAGCTGACGGAAGAACATGCGCCTAACGACTGGTACTTTAACGTGGTGCTGAGGGGTGCCGTTACCTGCGGTCTACCGGAGCAGTACTGCTGGCAGCTATTCAGCCATATGCATCAACTTCAGCAAACCGAAGCCAACCAATCCTTTGCCACCCTGCGATCGGCATAG
- a CDS encoding GAF domain-containing sensor histidine kinase — MQSLLELGLLEAEAMPIFDEATQTAAHFLEMPICTFGLLDRDRIWLKAAVGLSRIGLMNQLAASRQLPRTEELFLQVIERQRPLAVLDAAEDDRFSRSVLVQQYGIRAYLGVPVVDSRGHCLGVMAVMDLAPRQFDDRNVQFLELMARWSISEFERNLLLSQPAYPSVSEFKQTSAPLPNAPILSPVAGGDFSNHFSNISNKGETNQGENPALIKAELISEMAQELSTPLTSILGMARVLSQGIYGNLTDKQQEYIEIIHNSGQYLLSLVNEIVELGSLDDRSTALNLSPVDVEMLCQLTIGSLNQTAQRREQEIQLTVEPGLRLWMLDKDKVRQILYHLVFNVIQSSSPNSVIRIHGSRRNNALHIVVWTSHPWLGDGLPMSDHTPLSYAATATHSFSDETASAALNGTGFALSQSTFEAGSRDNSLAQARSRENLSLMLSHLLAALHQGCITVQGSHEEGFRYVIRLPQLQELAPNN; from the coding sequence ATGCAATCTCTGTTGGAGTTAGGACTTTTAGAAGCGGAAGCCATGCCCATTTTTGATGAGGCAACCCAAACGGCAGCCCACTTTTTAGAAATGCCAATCTGCACATTCGGTTTGCTAGACCGCGATCGCATCTGGCTAAAAGCAGCCGTGGGTTTGTCGCGAATTGGCTTGATGAATCAGTTAGCCGCTTCACGGCAGTTGCCCCGCACAGAGGAACTCTTCCTTCAGGTAATTGAGCGCCAGCGACCTCTGGCAGTCCTGGATGCGGCAGAAGACGATCGCTTTTCCCGCAGCGTTCTGGTGCAGCAGTATGGCATTCGGGCTTACCTGGGCGTTCCCGTTGTAGACTCACGTGGGCATTGTCTGGGGGTGATGGCGGTCATGGATTTAGCTCCCCGCCAGTTCGACGATCGCAATGTGCAGTTCCTTGAACTCATGGCACGCTGGAGCATCAGTGAATTCGAGCGCAATCTGCTCCTGAGCCAGCCTGCCTACCCGTCCGTCAGCGAATTTAAGCAAACCAGCGCACCGCTCCCTAACGCCCCTATTCTGTCCCCTGTGGCAGGAGGAGATTTCTCCAACCACTTCTCCAATATCTCCAACAAAGGGGAAACCAATCAGGGGGAGAACCCAGCCCTGATCAAAGCGGAGTTAATTAGCGAAATGGCGCAGGAGCTTTCCACGCCGCTTACCTCAATTTTGGGCATGGCACGGGTGTTGAGCCAGGGTATCTACGGCAATCTCACCGATAAACAGCAGGAATACATTGAAATCATCCACAACAGCGGGCAGTATTTGCTGTCGCTCGTCAATGAAATTGTGGAACTGGGTTCCCTGGACGATCGCAGTACTGCCCTGAATCTCTCGCCGGTTGATGTCGAAATGCTGTGCCAGCTCACCATTGGCAGCCTCAACCAGACCGCTCAGCGCCGGGAGCAGGAAATTCAGTTAACAGTAGAACCGGGTCTGCGCCTCTGGATGCTCGATAAGGACAAGGTTCGGCAAATTCTGTATCACCTCGTCTTCAATGTCATTCAGTCCTCCAGTCCTAACAGCGTCATTCGGATTCACGGTTCGCGCCGCAACAATGCGCTGCATATTGTAGTCTGGACTTCCCATCCCTGGCTCGGCGACGGTTTGCCCATGTCGGATCACACTCCCCTGTCCTACGCTGCCACAGCAACCCACAGCTTTTCGGATGAAACCGCCAGTGCAGCATTAAACGGAACCGGCTTTGCCCTGAGCCAATCTACTTTTGAGGCTGGATCGCGAGACAATTCCCTAGCCCAGGCTCGATCGCGCGAAAATCTGAGTTTAATGCTCAGCCATCTGCTCGCCGCACTCCATCAGGGCTGCATTACGGTACAGGGATCGCACGAGGAAGGATTTCGCTATGTGATTCGGCTACCCCAATTGCAGGAGCTTGCCCCGAACAATTAA
- a CDS encoding NUDIX hydrolase, whose translation MQQLRRYLQTALGLVFRHPITGTSIVPVLPDGRIVLVQRRDNGKWSLPGGIVDWGEDIPSAVRRELAEETGLSIVEIKRLVGVYSSPERDSRFHSICVLVEAMVDGTMQIQDSLEVMAIQAFLPKDIPQGELSHDHDRQIMDYFNGITVLA comes from the coding sequence ATGCAACAGCTACGGCGGTATCTTCAGACAGCCCTGGGACTTGTGTTTCGCCATCCCATTACCGGAACGAGCATTGTGCCCGTATTGCCCGACGGCAGAATTGTACTAGTTCAGCGGCGCGATAACGGCAAATGGAGCTTACCGGGCGGCATTGTAGACTGGGGCGAAGATATTCCCTCTGCTGTGCGGCGAGAGCTAGCCGAAGAAACCGGACTGTCGATCGTTGAAATCAAGCGCCTGGTGGGAGTGTATTCCAGCCCAGAGCGGGATTCTCGCTTCCACTCGATCTGCGTTTTAGTGGAGGCAATGGTAGACGGCACCATGCAGATCCAGGACTCGTTAGAAGTGATGGCAATTCAGGCATTTTTGCCCAAGGACATTCCCCAGGGAGAGCTATCGCACGATCACGATCGTCAGATTATGGACTACTTTAACGGCATCACAGTTCTTGCCTAG
- the bcp gene encoding thioredoxin-dependent thiol peroxidase — MPLKPGDAAPDFSLPDGEGNLIRLADYRSQWVVLYFYPRDNTPGCTKEACSFRDAYADYQSSDVVVLGISTDDAKAHQKFATKYSLPFPLLTDADGQIATAYESYGLKKFMGKEYLGISRNTFLINPEGNIEKIYLKVKPENHAAEVLVDLASIRAA; from the coding sequence ATGCCTCTTAAACCCGGTGACGCTGCTCCTGACTTTAGCCTGCCCGATGGCGAGGGCAACCTGATTAGACTGGCGGACTATCGCAGTCAGTGGGTTGTGCTTTATTTCTATCCCCGCGACAACACGCCGGGCTGCACAAAAGAAGCCTGTAGTTTCCGCGACGCCTATGCCGATTATCAGTCCAGCGATGTGGTGGTGCTGGGAATTAGCACGGACGATGCGAAGGCACACCAAAAATTTGCCACAAAATACAGCCTGCCGTTTCCGCTGCTTACCGACGCCGATGGACAGATCGCCACAGCCTACGAGAGCTATGGACTCAAGAAGTTTATGGGTAAGGAATACCTGGGAATTAGCCGCAATACATTTTTAATCAATCCGGAGGGTAACATTGAGAAGATTTACCTGAAGGTGAAGCCTGAGAACCACGCAGCGGAGGTATTAGTGGATTTGGCATCAATTCGGGCGGCATAG
- a CDS encoding 5-formyltetrahydrofolate cyclo-ligase, with product MTAKETLNQNGEPFPARPMTAQPTNAQKTVQQTNDGTHSDSANVPSSPKADLRRSLLKARQSLPQSVWREKSDRLCAHLQQWEVFQRSHTVLSYLSFRQEPDLSPLFMTPHRWGLPRCVGKSLSWHLWSPQYPLQQGSYGILEPQESAPLIHPQEVDLILIPAVACDVKGYRLGYGGGFYDRLLSSPAWRDKPTIGIVFEFARLPRLPIDPWDRKLDGICTEFGLFWLR from the coding sequence ATGACTGCCAAAGAGACGCTAAACCAGAATGGTGAACCTTTTCCTGCCCGCCCCATGACTGCCCAACCCACTAATGCCCAGAAGACTGTCCAGCAAACTAATGATGGGACTCATTCAGACTCCGCAAATGTTCCCTCCTCTCCCAAAGCCGATCTGCGACGATCGCTCCTCAAAGCCAGACAATCGCTCCCTCAGTCCGTTTGGCGCGAAAAAAGTGATCGCCTCTGTGCCCATTTACAGCAGTGGGAAGTCTTTCAGCGATCGCACACCGTTCTGTCCTATCTGAGCTTTCGCCAGGAACCCGATCTTAGCCCGCTGTTTATGACGCCGCACCGCTGGGGACTGCCGCGCTGTGTGGGCAAATCCCTATCCTGGCATCTCTGGTCGCCGCAGTATCCGCTTCAGCAGGGCAGCTATGGCATTCTGGAACCTCAAGAAAGTGCGCCCTTAATTCACCCGCAGGAGGTCGATCTGATTTTGATTCCGGCAGTGGCTTGCGATGTGAAGGGCTATCGCCTGGGCTACGGCGGCGGATTTTACGATCGCCTGCTGAGTTCACCCGCCTGGCGAGATAAACCGACGATCGGCATTGTGTTTGAGTTCGCCCGTCTGCCCCGTCTGCCGATCGACCCCTGGGATCGAAAACTAGATGGTATCTGCACCGAGTTTGGACTCTTCTGGCTGCGCTAG
- a CDS encoding pentapeptide repeat-containing protein yields MAALGWLFLKGFCFSQESRVSGTDLSGTDLSGTDLSGINHSGANHSGANYSGANHSGANHSGTDNLGQFSADRFR; encoded by the coding sequence CTGGCTGCGCTAGGTTGGCTTTTCCTCAAAGGGTTTTGTTTCTCTCAGGAGAGCCGCGTTTCTGGCACCGATCTTTCGGGCACCGATCTTTCGGGCACTGATCTTTCGGGCATCAACCATTCCGGAGCCAATCATTCTGGAGCCAATTATTCTGGAGCCAATCATTCTGGAGCCAATCATTCTGGAACCGATAACTTGGGGCAATTCTCAGCGGACAGGTTCAGGTAG